The genomic region AGTGATATTTCTTCCATCATTTTTGGAAGCTCACCGGATGCCTCACCCGCTTCAAGCAGCTTTACAGCAGTATCAGGAAATATCTTTTCTTGCCTGGCAGCAGAGGAAAAAGTTAAACCCGAATTAATGCGCCCGGCTATTGCTTTTATCTTTGATTTGTAGAAAAAATTATCCGTGCTTTTTTCTGTGACAGCCAGCGCGTCTGAAATATGCATGCCCCCTGACAAAAGCGCGTGCATGGTACCGGCAATGCGAGATACAAAAAGCGGCGCGTTTACAGACTTCACATAAGGCAAAACCACAGCCAGTTTATCAATTTTTACCCTGATATTTTCCCTGCTGTAGAGAATTTTATAAATTACAATTAATAAAACTGCAATTACTGCAATAGAAGGAATTATTATCTTAAGGTTGTCAGTGATATACATCAGCACACGCGTCAGATAAGGAAGCTGCGTATTAAAATCCGCATATAAAGCGGTAAATCGCGGCATAACAAATATAAACAAAAGGCTTAATATCCCTGCCATGGCTACAAGTAAAAAAACAGGATAAACAAGCGCCTGATGAACCTTTTTACTGATACTTTCAGAGCGTTCAAGATAAGCCCTGTATTTTGTAAGGGGTTCGTGAAGGTTACCTGATGATTCGCCAGTAATTACGGCAGATACCATGAAAGAATCAAAGGATTTTGGATGTTTATAAAGGGCGTCAGAAAATGAACACCCGGACATGACATCTTTTAAAACCAAATATATAGCCTTTGACAAAGGCTTATTGGAAGGCCTGTCCGCGCACTGATTTAAAGCGTCAGGAACAGTAAGCCCCGCCCGTAACAACGCCGTAAACTCTGTTAAAAACTGTATAAAATCACCGGTATTGCCCTTCATTACCCCGTACCCTCCAAAATAACAAAAATATTCCAAATCTAATATTTTAAGATTTTATCACAGAAACGAGACTTTTATAAACAAAAATAAAAAATAATCATAAAAAGAATTTTATCCGCCTTACAATGAATAACTGATATCAAAACCATAAAAAAATTAAGAAAAAAATATAAAGGAAATAATTGAAATGCGTGCATTTCAATATTTGGCACGTTTTTACATTACCAACAGTACGCTTAATATGTTATTTAAGGCCCAATAACATTCTAATATCCAAATACCTTTACGGAATCCGAGCCTCTGTCA from Candidatus Goldiibacteriota bacterium harbors:
- a CDS encoding type II secretion system F family protein yields the protein MKGNTGDFIQFLTEFTALLRAGLTVPDALNQCADRPSNKPLSKAIYLVLKDVMSGCSFSDALYKHPKSFDSFMVSAVITGESSGNLHEPLTKYRAYLERSESISKKVHQALVYPVFLLVAMAGILSLLFIFVMPRFTALYADFNTQLPYLTRVLMYITDNLKIIIPSIAVIAVLLIVIYKILYSRENIRVKIDKLAVVLPYVKSVNAPLFVSRIAGTMHALLSGGMHISDALAVTEKSTDNFFYKSKIKAIAGRINSGLTFSSAARQEKIFPDTAVKLLEAGEASGELPKMMEEISLYYEKQAENRTGMLMALLEPVLIMVTGLVVGAVIIAMYLPVFKITEVIK